Proteins from one Paenibacillus amylolyticus genomic window:
- a CDS encoding methyl-accepting chemotaxis protein: protein MFSRFKIKSIGLRISIAFYLLILCLIVLSVTIVTRMNSIESNTNEITNNWMPSIQQINRLNYTTEHVLSLSYRHFDANETDKAFLSEERTKYIRETTQAIKIYDQQEKSPEELEHWTAFKNKWEAYLKINTQAIKLSDENQTQLAKEVADKGADSFDLMQVDLDYLVEYNQKQSDIAAAQTISSVQDGRIIIIIGVLVMIVITAISIPIIRSQVVKPLLRVISSVKLIAEGQLNVQDIHTKHEDEVGVLAKAVNDMKGNLTSMVLSVRRIAEAVNRQSGELAISSEEVKIGSQQIAVTMEESAKAAESQAETAVESALTVEALNEHIQNHTEQGNQLRVMSDLVLEQGLNGRKAMEQSVQQMQQISGAVSTSMDKMERLNRKNEDISKLVQVIHDIARQTNLLALNASIEAARAGESGRGFAVVASEVRKLSEAVQTSVEEITTITEDIQQESQGVVAELRTGVQETELGQEHVLASGQLFRTINESVEGMVGVISTMTDGLAGMQEASGRMNDFSQQISAVSEQSAASVEEVSASAEEQVSSMETISGNIQSLKQLSEDLLTSIEKLKI, encoded by the coding sequence ATGTTCAGCAGATTCAAGATCAAGAGTATCGGTCTGCGTATCAGCATCGCGTTCTACTTATTAATCCTCTGTTTGATTGTTTTAAGTGTCACGATTGTCACCCGGATGAATTCAATTGAATCCAACACGAATGAAATTACGAACAATTGGATGCCCTCTATTCAGCAAATTAACCGGTTAAACTACACCACAGAGCATGTCCTTTCATTAAGTTATCGTCATTTTGACGCGAATGAAACAGACAAGGCATTTTTGTCGGAAGAGCGAACCAAGTATATTCGTGAAACAACACAGGCGATTAAAATCTATGATCAGCAGGAGAAGTCTCCGGAAGAGCTTGAACACTGGACTGCATTCAAGAACAAATGGGAAGCGTATCTCAAGATTAATACGCAAGCGATCAAATTGAGTGATGAGAATCAGACTCAGCTGGCGAAGGAAGTTGCCGATAAAGGTGCGGATTCCTTTGACCTCATGCAAGTCGATCTGGATTATCTGGTAGAATACAATCAGAAACAGTCCGACATTGCGGCAGCCCAGACGATCAGTTCGGTTCAAGATGGTAGAATCATCATCATTATCGGTGTTCTTGTCATGATTGTCATTACAGCGATCAGTATTCCGATTATTCGTTCACAGGTTGTGAAGCCACTGCTACGTGTTATCAGTTCGGTGAAACTGATTGCAGAAGGCCAATTGAATGTTCAGGATATACATACCAAACATGAAGATGAGGTCGGCGTTCTGGCCAAAGCAGTCAATGATATGAAAGGTAACCTTACTTCCATGGTACTGAGCGTCAGACGAATCGCGGAAGCTGTCAATCGGCAGAGTGGGGAACTGGCAATCTCCTCTGAAGAGGTTAAGATTGGTAGTCAACAAATTGCTGTGACAATGGAAGAGTCAGCCAAGGCCGCAGAGAGCCAGGCAGAGACTGCCGTGGAATCGGCTCTTACGGTTGAAGCGTTGAATGAGCACATTCAGAATCATACGGAGCAAGGCAATCAGCTGCGTGTCATGTCGGATCTGGTACTGGAGCAAGGGCTGAATGGTCGCAAGGCGATGGAACAGTCCGTGCAGCAGATGCAACAGATTTCCGGTGCGGTCTCCACTTCCATGGACAAAATGGAACGGTTGAATCGTAAAAATGAGGATATTTCCAAGCTGGTTCAGGTCATTCATGACATTGCACGCCAAACCAATCTGCTGGCATTGAATGCCTCCATTGAGGCAGCCCGTGCTGGGGAGAGTGGACGCGGGTTCGCCGTAGTGGCATCCGAAGTGCGGAAGTTATCCGAGGCTGTGCAGACTTCTGTCGAAGAGATTACGACGATTACCGAGGATATTCAGCAGGAGTCGCAAGGGGTAGTTGCAGAATTACGCACAGGCGTTCAGGAGACCGAGTTAGGTCAGGAACATGTGCTTGCTTCAGGTCAACTTTTCCGTACGATTAATGAATCGGTGGAAGGCATGGTTGGTGTCATCAGTACGATGACAGATGGCCTTGCAGGCATGCAGGAAGCAAGTGGACGAATGAATGATTTCAGTCAGCAGATTTCCGCTGTTTCGGAACAATCGGCAGCGAGTGTGGAAGAAGTTTCTGCATCCGCGGAAGAGCAGGTAAGTTCCATGGAGACGATTAGCGGCAATATTCAAAGTCTGAAACAATTATCGGAAGATTTGCTTACATCCATTGAAAAATTGAAAATCTAA
- a CDS encoding MsnO8 family LLM class oxidoreductase, whose translation MRRLATRMSEMFSLGVLDLVPRLNDASAEQALQQSVTLAQHAEAWGYARYWTSEHHDMAELASASPEVLLSHIGAKTTTIQLGSGAVLLPHYSPLKVAESFRLLAALYPGRIELGLGRAPGGGPHATMALSGNYLQHVSKLPESLTALKELLEDRYSYEDHPVTARPIPKLPLSLWMLGTNVKSAEFAARFGMGYVFGQFMSDADGTEAVRRYREGFTPSATMKEPAVMVAVSVLCAESQTDAMDWSREMAERRKADGKEHGSELNSRGIGASHTNDSTSADQNESMRHYAGTAEQVWAQLQQVSRKLGTEKLLLVTAGPDYERRLDSYRLLADHKTAILK comes from the coding sequence ATGAGACGCTTGGCTACAAGAATGAGTGAGATGTTCAGTCTGGGCGTACTTGACCTTGTTCCAAGGTTAAACGATGCCTCAGCGGAACAAGCACTTCAACAATCGGTGACACTTGCGCAACATGCCGAGGCTTGGGGATACGCCCGTTATTGGACATCCGAGCATCATGATATGGCTGAACTGGCTTCGGCCTCTCCCGAAGTACTGCTATCCCACATCGGAGCCAAAACGACAACAATCCAACTTGGCTCTGGCGCGGTCCTGTTGCCCCATTACAGCCCGCTCAAGGTTGCAGAGTCGTTCCGTCTGCTGGCTGCGCTCTATCCTGGGCGCATTGAGCTTGGGCTTGGACGTGCTCCTGGAGGTGGACCTCATGCAACGATGGCGCTTAGTGGCAATTACTTGCAACATGTGTCCAAGCTGCCAGAATCACTCACAGCACTGAAGGAACTGCTGGAAGATCGATATTCTTATGAAGATCATCCTGTAACGGCACGTCCAATTCCCAAGCTCCCGTTATCGCTCTGGATGCTGGGAACAAACGTGAAGAGCGCAGAATTTGCAGCACGGTTTGGCATGGGATATGTCTTTGGTCAATTCATGAGTGATGCAGATGGCACAGAGGCTGTAAGGCGATACCGGGAAGGGTTTACCCCCAGTGCAACGATGAAGGAGCCTGCGGTCATGGTGGCAGTCAGTGTATTGTGTGCGGAGTCACAGACGGATGCCATGGATTGGAGTCGTGAGATGGCGGAAAGACGCAAGGCAGATGGGAAAGAACATGGAAGCGAGTTGAATTCGAGGGGGATCGGGGCCTCCCACACGAATGATTCAACCAGCGCTGATCAGAATGAATCGATGCGGCATTATGCAGGTACAGCTGAGCAGGTATGGGCTCAATTGCAACAGGTGAGTCGCAAACTGGGTACGGAGAAGTTGCTTCTGGTTACGGCAGGACCCGATTATGAGCGCAGGCTGGATTCTTATCGATTGCTGGCTGATCATAAGACTGCCATCCTGAAGTAG
- the htpG gene encoding molecular chaperone HtpG, with translation MAKKEFQAESKRLLDMMINSIYTQREIFLRELISNSSDAIDKIYYRALTDDSLVFNKEDYFIKLTIDKENRTLTLTDTGIGMTQEELENNLGVIAKSGSLAFKKENEAKDGHNIIGQFGVGFYSAFMVADKLTVTSKTLGSDEAWKWESEGADGYTITPAEKDSVGTEIVLTIKQNTEEDSYDEFLEEYRLKSIIKKYSDFIRYPIKMDVTGQRPKEGTENEFEEYQEEQTVNSMVPIWRKNKSELTEEDYNNFYMEKRYGFDKPLKHLHISADGAVVYNAILFIPENTPFDYYTKEYEKGLELYSNGVLIMDKCGDLLPDYFGFVKGMVDSEDLSLNISREMLQHDRQLSLIAKNIKNKIKSQLQSLLKDERENYEKFYQAFGRQLKYGVYSDYGVNKDTLQDLLLFTSSKESKLVSLDEYVSRMPEDQKYIYYASGESISRIEKLPQIEGVLEKGYEVLYFTDDIDEFAIKMIMNYKEKEFKSISSGDLGIEDSADKEETDAQDNDNKELFEAMQAQLAGKVKAVKASKRLRSHPVCLSTEGELTIEMEKILKAMPNSENVQADKVLEINVNHDVFKSLKDAFAQDQEKLNLYTSLLYHQALLIEGLPIQDPVEFTNDICKVMV, from the coding sequence ATGGCTAAAAAAGAATTCCAGGCAGAATCCAAGCGTTTGCTGGATATGATGATCAACTCCATTTACACCCAAAGAGAAATCTTTTTGAGAGAATTGATCTCCAACTCCAGTGACGCCATTGATAAAATTTATTACAGAGCACTGACCGACGATTCACTCGTTTTCAACAAAGAGGATTATTTCATCAAGCTCACGATCGACAAAGAAAACCGCACGCTCACACTGACGGATACCGGAATCGGGATGACGCAGGAAGAGCTGGAGAACAATCTGGGTGTTATCGCGAAGAGTGGTTCACTGGCGTTCAAGAAAGAAAATGAAGCCAAAGACGGCCACAACATCATCGGACAATTCGGGGTTGGTTTCTACTCGGCATTTATGGTGGCGGACAAGCTGACCGTAACGAGTAAAACGCTGGGCAGCGATGAGGCTTGGAAATGGGAGTCCGAAGGTGCGGATGGATACACGATCACACCGGCTGAGAAAGACTCCGTAGGTACAGAGATCGTCCTGACGATCAAACAGAATACCGAAGAAGATTCGTATGACGAATTTTTGGAAGAGTACCGCCTGAAATCCATCATCAAGAAATACTCCGACTTCATTCGCTATCCGATCAAGATGGATGTAACAGGCCAACGTCCGAAAGAGGGTACGGAGAACGAGTTCGAAGAATACCAAGAAGAACAAACCGTGAACAGCATGGTGCCGATCTGGCGTAAAAATAAAAGCGAATTGACCGAAGAAGATTACAATAACTTCTATATGGAAAAACGCTACGGTTTTGACAAACCGCTTAAACACTTGCACATCAGCGCAGATGGCGCTGTGGTGTACAATGCCATCCTGTTTATTCCGGAGAACACGCCGTTTGACTACTATACCAAAGAGTATGAAAAAGGCCTTGAACTCTACTCCAACGGTGTTTTGATCATGGATAAATGTGGGGATCTGTTGCCGGATTACTTCGGATTTGTCAAAGGTATGGTGGATTCGGAAGACCTGTCCCTGAACATTTCACGTGAGATGTTGCAACATGACCGTCAGCTTAGTCTGATCGCGAAGAACATTAAGAACAAAATCAAGAGCCAACTGCAAAGCCTGCTGAAAGACGAGCGTGAGAACTACGAGAAGTTCTACCAAGCGTTTGGTCGTCAATTGAAATATGGTGTATACAGTGACTATGGGGTGAACAAGGATACATTGCAGGATCTGCTGCTGTTCACGTCCTCCAAAGAGAGCAAGCTGGTGAGCCTGGACGAATACGTCTCCAGAATGCCGGAAGATCAGAAGTATATCTACTATGCATCCGGTGAGTCCATTAGCCGAATCGAGAAGCTGCCGCAGATCGAGGGTGTTCTTGAGAAAGGGTACGAAGTACTGTACTTCACCGATGACATCGACGAGTTCGCAATCAAGATGATCATGAACTACAAGGAGAAAGAATTCAAATCCATCTCCAGTGGTGATCTGGGTATCGAAGATAGCGCGGACAAAGAAGAAACGGATGCTCAGGACAACGACAACAAAGAACTGTTTGAAGCGATGCAAGCTCAATTGGCGGGTAAAGTCAAAGCGGTTAAAGCTTCCAAACGTCTCAGAAGCCACCCGGTATGTTTGTCCACCGAAGGTGAGCTGACGATTGAAATGGAGAAAATCCTGAAAGCTATGCCGAACAGTGAAAACGTACAAGCTGACAAAGTGTTAGAAATCAACGTAAATCACGATGTCTTCAAATCATTGAAAGACGCTTTCGCGCAGGATCAGGAAAAACTGAACCTCTACACCAGCCTGTTGTACCATCAAGCATTGCTGATCGAGGGATTGCCAATTCAGGATCCAGTAGAGTTCACCAACGATATCTGTAAGGTTATGGTGTAA
- the nikC gene encoding nickel transporter permease, with amino-acid sequence MAKLSTNTGPSIDAATASTAGPWREAWRTFRKNRLALAGLIIIVFFILLAFIAPYIAPYDYKEQVLVDRLQAPSAEHWFGTDDLGRDVFSRVLHGARISLWVGFFSVIGSIIAGTLLGLIAGFYGKWADMLISRLFDILLAFPGILLAIAIVAILGPSLQNALLAIAIVNIPTYGRLVRSRVLSLRQEEFITSARTLGAGNGRILFRHILPNSLTPLIVQGTLGIGTAIIEAAALGFLGMGAQPPDPEWGKMLSDSRQFIQKAPWTLIFPGVSIMLTVLGFNLMGDGLRDTLDPKMAKK; translated from the coding sequence ATGGCCAAATTATCGACCAATACCGGACCATCCATTGATGCTGCAACAGCGAGCACAGCCGGTCCATGGCGTGAAGCGTGGAGAACGTTTCGGAAGAATCGGCTTGCGCTTGCGGGTTTGATTATTATCGTGTTTTTTATTCTGTTGGCTTTCATCGCGCCATATATCGCACCTTACGATTACAAGGAACAGGTGCTGGTAGATCGGCTTCAGGCTCCTTCGGCAGAGCATTGGTTTGGTACGGATGATCTGGGACGTGACGTGTTTTCCAGAGTGCTGCATGGAGCGCGTATTTCCTTGTGGGTGGGATTTTTTTCCGTCATTGGTTCCATTATTGCGGGCACGTTGCTTGGTCTGATTGCCGGGTTTTATGGAAAATGGGCGGACATGCTCATTTCGCGTCTATTTGATATCTTGCTTGCCTTTCCGGGGATATTGCTCGCTATCGCCATTGTGGCGATATTGGGCCCGTCGTTGCAAAATGCACTGCTCGCCATCGCTATCGTGAACATCCCGACTTATGGAAGGTTGGTTCGTTCACGTGTACTCAGCTTGAGACAGGAGGAATTCATTACGTCGGCACGGACACTCGGAGCGGGCAACGGGCGGATCTTGTTCCGCCACATCTTGCCCAACAGCCTTACTCCGCTGATCGTGCAGGGGACGCTCGGGATTGGAACGGCGATTATCGAAGCTGCTGCACTCGGATTTCTGGGCATGGGTGCGCAACCACCCGATCCGGAATGGGGTAAAATGCTGTCGGACTCCCGTCAGTTTATACAAAAAGCACCGTGGACACTCATCTTCCCCGGCGTTTCCATTATGTTGACCGTTCTCGGCTTCAACCTCATGGGCGATGGACTACGCGATACCCTTGATCCAAAGATGGCTAAAAAGTAG
- a CDS encoding glycoside hydrolase family 25 protein yields the protein MQTRSSGNTQGIDVSRYQGNIDWAKVKASGMTFVFIKATEGQTYTDPNYQKNVTGALAAGMLVGTYHFFRATTTDGAKAEAAHYANTLNKVGGAKALQLPPVMDYENNPGNLSKAQMNTVAKAFLTELQRLTGVKPIIYTGNSFAGNFDTSLSSYDLWIARYSSTRVPDDQPAWKRWTFWQYTDSGKVNGISGNVDMNEFEGTAAQLRARYAAATPKPPEPTNPNPPTEPPKGGEPMTAEEKAAFDALKSQVDKLQARQQMEVPVWAKAAVDAALAYDTKNPLFSIDNGASYDFYRFITVMHRRGLFKK from the coding sequence ATGCAAACGAGAAGTTCAGGCAACACACAGGGCATTGACGTCTCCCGGTACCAGGGCAATATTGACTGGGCGAAGGTGAAGGCAAGTGGCATGACATTTGTATTCATCAAGGCAACCGAGGGACAGACGTATACCGATCCAAATTACCAGAAAAATGTAACAGGCGCGTTGGCGGCGGGTATGTTAGTGGGAACGTACCATTTCTTCCGGGCGACAACTACCGATGGTGCCAAGGCAGAAGCGGCGCATTACGCCAATACACTGAACAAAGTTGGAGGGGCCAAAGCGTTACAGCTGCCACCTGTCATGGACTACGAGAACAACCCAGGCAACCTGAGCAAAGCGCAGATGAATACAGTTGCCAAAGCTTTTTTAACCGAATTACAACGCCTCACAGGTGTAAAACCGATCATATACACAGGCAATTCATTTGCCGGGAATTTTGACACATCACTCAGCTCCTACGATCTGTGGATCGCGCGTTACAGCAGCACCCGTGTACCGGACGACCAGCCGGCATGGAAGCGTTGGACGTTCTGGCAGTATACGGATTCGGGCAAAGTGAATGGCATTAGCGGCAACGTGGATATGAATGAATTCGAGGGAACCGCGGCACAGCTCAGAGCCAGATACGCAGCAGCTACTCCGAAACCACCGGAGCCAACCAACCCGAATCCACCAACCGAACCACCGAAAGGGGGCGAACCGATGACAGCCGAAGAAAAAGCAGCGTTTGATGCGCTTAAATCCCAAGTCGACAAACTGCAGGCGCGTCAGCAAATGGAAGTTCCAGTATGGGCAAAAGCAGCTGTGGATGCAGCGCTGGCATATGACACCAAAAATCCATTGTTCAGCATCGATAATGGGGCGAGTTATGATTTTTACCGTTTTATTACCGTGATGCATCGCAGAGGTTTGTTTAAAAAGTAA
- a CDS encoding pyocin knob domain-containing protein, which translates to MGQNLSNSKNYLAIADLKRGTSTSVALSLWNGTANVSGTVVTADKFTAAILLIPASSLGTVTNNLQISIVGSEIAQFSHVDAVRLYEITGPELASLYKMTTEQIAVKYPYVDSIQPARNPYVIRYGENLLPPFYEWEHTGHTFIETSPYTATGELVSDSIGTDAYAVTYLSVLANQDYTISNPAASTGKIRVSVYDSYTRLQGMFINPGETKTIKTVSKAVRMGVNLSGVTHYTEEFDVSKWTWTTGNKASFAYPIMTLGKVVKPLKTREDCMLALQTDLYSDPVTGLNADEVFEKNGQYYKMTKWRKIILDESLSYRSIASSSGYKIVGSTLSEPVSAFNSLVVTKHNGKVLTKNGNMSESDNAYFRIADLSDFNVSIANADSGWGDSYTPTADEIKAYFMGWKMSVLAEPRSTVYNGTGTKVWIRSTRMNDSISLTGLVDYTTILSNTLAGADSLGNVYVSYQLIYQLATPTIEPITSEGQLTFVEGDNLVEVGTGMIIRETVKPVYTSDVHKSYNINNYNLSAKLNSKVKKILSVYKNDVRDYWDILRFNPESEVYGLELASLQASQYDPSAYYSVTYQVQDQFSPISINGTIGESEKSIIEQFIKDSSNISRKLSVMESINNEIELQQYADKNYLKKSSGISENEDLNSFVAEGEYYCQFNTTAETLKNCPVGVAFSLKVSKNGTQNKESIPGVTQTLITFLPVGFTTWQRNLYDIWGAWVQVPSREEFESLKSSVGDGKSAIAAAITGKGVVASGSDTHAQLATKVGQIQQGKYQSVYLNNANAVTGTVPGNAPVGTFCMR; encoded by the coding sequence AGCTCTATCTCTGTGGAACGGTACGGCAAACGTTTCAGGAACGGTAGTTACAGCGGATAAATTCACAGCTGCTATTCTGTTGATTCCTGCATCTAGTTTGGGTACAGTGACTAATAATTTGCAAATTTCTATAGTGGGTAGTGAGATAGCCCAATTTAGTCATGTGGATGCTGTACGTTTGTATGAAATCACCGGACCAGAGTTAGCATCCCTTTACAAAATGACAACGGAGCAAATTGCAGTGAAATATCCGTATGTCGATAGCATTCAGCCTGCCCGAAATCCATATGTGATTCGCTACGGAGAGAATTTATTGCCGCCATTCTATGAATGGGAGCACACAGGACACACATTTATTGAAACTTCTCCATACACGGCTACTGGTGAGTTAGTATCTGATTCTATTGGAACTGATGCGTATGCCGTGACTTACTTAAGTGTATTAGCGAATCAAGATTACACGATTAGTAACCCGGCAGCAAGTACAGGCAAAATTCGAGTAAGTGTATATGATTCATATACAAGATTACAAGGTATGTTCATTAATCCGGGTGAGACTAAAACCATTAAAACTGTCTCAAAGGCTGTAAGAATGGGTGTAAATCTTAGTGGTGTTACGCATTATACAGAAGAGTTTGATGTGAGTAAATGGACATGGACTACGGGGAATAAAGCGAGTTTTGCATATCCAATCATGACTCTTGGTAAGGTAGTGAAACCGTTAAAAACACGTGAGGATTGTATGCTCGCACTTCAAACGGATTTATACTCAGACCCGGTGACAGGTTTGAATGCTGATGAAGTGTTTGAAAAGAATGGCCAATATTACAAGATGACCAAGTGGCGCAAGATAATTTTGGATGAAAGTCTTTCTTACCGATCAATAGCATCATCGTCTGGTTACAAAATAGTTGGTAGTACTCTATCCGAACCAGTATCAGCTTTTAACAGCTTGGTTGTTACGAAGCACAATGGTAAAGTGCTTACTAAAAACGGAAATATGTCTGAATCTGATAACGCCTACTTCCGAATTGCAGATTTATCAGATTTCAATGTATCTATTGCTAATGCAGATAGTGGATGGGGAGATTCATACACGCCCACAGCAGATGAGATTAAGGCTTATTTCATGGGATGGAAGATGAGTGTTTTAGCTGAGCCAAGGTCTACGGTGTACAACGGTACAGGTACGAAAGTGTGGATACGAAGTACACGTATGAATGATTCTATATCACTAACGGGATTAGTAGATTACACTACAATACTTTCAAATACTTTAGCTGGGGCAGATTCACTGGGCAATGTGTATGTGTCATACCAACTCATATACCAACTAGCGACCCCAACTATCGAGCCGATAACCTCAGAGGGTCAATTGACGTTTGTTGAGGGAGATAATCTGGTAGAAGTAGGTACGGGAATGATAATTAGAGAAACTGTTAAACCAGTATATACTTCAGATGTGCACAAGTCATATAACATTAATAACTATAATTTGTCAGCCAAATTAAATAGTAAGGTAAAAAAAATACTGTCTGTTTATAAAAATGATGTCAGAGATTACTGGGATATCCTACGATTTAATCCGGAGTCAGAAGTTTATGGGTTAGAGTTAGCTTCCTTACAAGCCTCTCAATATGATCCATCGGCTTATTATAGTGTAACATATCAGGTTCAAGATCAATTTTCACCAATATCGATTAACGGAACGATAGGAGAAAGTGAGAAATCTATTATAGAACAATTTATAAAAGATTCTTCCAATATCTCAAGGAAGCTATCCGTAATGGAAAGTATAAATAACGAAATAGAATTACAGCAGTATGCTGATAAAAATTATCTCAAAAAATCATCAGGTATTAGTGAAAATGAGGATTTAAATAGCTTTGTAGCTGAAGGAGAATATTATTGCCAATTTAATACGACAGCAGAAACTCTAAAAAATTGTCCTGTTGGAGTAGCTTTCAGTCTTAAGGTGAGTAAAAATGGAACTCAAAATAAAGAGTCTATCCCAGGAGTAACACAAACTTTAATAACATTTCTTCCAGTAGGATTTACCACATGGCAGCGAAATCTTTATGACATATGGGGCGCATGGGTACAAGTTCCATCCAGAGAAGAGTTTGAAAGTTTAAAGTCCTCTGTCGGTGATGGGAAATCGGCTATCGCTGCCGCCATTACTGGCAAGGGAGTAGTGGCATCAGGCAGCGATACACACGCACAATTGGCGACAAAAGTAGGGCAAATTCAACAGGGGAAATACCAATCTGTATATTTGAACAATGCGAATGCTGTTACAGGTACAGTTCCAGGTAACGCACCTGTGGGTACGTTTTGCATGAGATAA